A single genomic interval of Penicillium psychrofluorescens genome assembly, chromosome: 2 harbors:
- a CDS encoding uncharacterized protein (ID:PFLUO_002766-T1.cds;~source:funannotate) produces the protein MAKKSKSRTIAVRLISMAMTGYYRTMIRPRVHRPLSMLKYDPVVKKKVLFLEATKGGKAK, from the exons ATGGCCAAGAAAT CAAAGTCACGAACCATCGCCGTCCGGctcatctccatggccatgacAGGCTACTACCGCACAATGATTCGTCCGCGCGTGCACCGGCCGCTCAGCATGCTCAAGTACGATCCCGTCGTTAAGAAGAAGGTGTTGTTCCTTGAAGCGACcaagggcggcaaggcgAAATAA
- a CDS encoding uncharacterized protein (ID:PFLUO_002767-T1.cds;~source:funannotate), translating to MDTINVALAGATGNLGPAILNALLADPRIKVTQLQRAGSKKGTDARAPTREVDFTSLDSLTSALQGEDVLVNTLGFGPAGLDVHLRLIDASLAAGVQRVIPSEFGVDTSHPRTGVLLIFKEKIDVQKHLRALCGAELYAFVQRAVPGLWTAGGVSA from the exons ATGGACACCATCAATGTAGCCTTAGCAGGG GCAACGGGCAATCTCGGCCCCGCGATCCTGAACGCCCTCCTCGCCGACCCCCGAATCAAAGTAACCCAGCTCCAACGCGCAGGCAGCAAAAAAGGCACCGACGCACGCGCCCCAACCCGCGAAGTAGACTTCACATCGCTCGACTCCCTCACAAGCGCACTCCAAGGCGAAGACGTGCTCGTGAACACGCTAGGCTTCGGACCCGCAGGGCTAGACGTACACCTCCGACTCATCGACGCCAGCCTTGCAGCGGGCGTGCAACGGGTGATCCCGTCGGAGTTCGGTGTCGACACGAGCCACCCGCGCACGGGCGTGCTGCTGATTTTCAAAGAGAAGATCGATGTGCAGAAACACCTGCGGGCGCTCTGCGGCGCTGAGCTATACGCTTTTGTTCAACGGGCCGTTCCTGGACTATGGACAGCGGGAGGGGTTTCTGCTTAA
- a CDS encoding uncharacterized protein (ID:PFLUO_002764-T1.cds;~source:funannotate), which yields MGNSQGKPVSYTDAVNLNHFRLLRVVGKGAFGKVRIVERKDTGLTFALKYIRKEEVVRSESVRNIIRERRMLEHLNHPFLCNLRYSFQDMEYIYIVVDLMNGGDLRFHISRKCFTEEAVRFWMAELGCALKYIHSQGIIHRDLKPDNVLLDSEGHVHLADFNVASDFRPGKPLTSKSGTLAYLAPEVYEGVGYYNEVDWWSLGVTFYECIYSKRPFEGRSQDTLSENIKKAQPKYYVTNPAVSVACLRALGSLMERDRSRRIGATGFETFTNHEFFAEINFDALQRKEIPPVFIPSSDKTNFDATYDLEELLLEEAPLEARARRQKPRAELREDATAKEIRDDELHRLIETMFEPFDYTLVNYQGNAAEAIAATSNPEDILPITQTTSHTRQSSQPESGSRNTPPPQVPPKQAPPINTNAENLRAKEATAQPPSPSSQTSGSPTPAPSFHRPFPPPNSNNGPRQQRGTLRKPSKGGGVQMVLEESGSWSELADHSSTLPAEGLDGAGSKGKPGNSGMLSFLSRKKGRDRSPKPTEPGVLGKEGTRQIIS from the exons ATGGGCAATTCTCAAGGGAAGCCGGTGTCCTACACCGATGCGG TCAACCTCAACCATttccgcctcctccgcgtGGTCGGAAAAGGCGCGTTCGGAAAAGTCCGCATCGTCGAGAGGAAAGATACAGGCCTAACATTCGCCCTCAAATATATCCgcaaggaagaag TGGTACGATCGGAAAGTGTACGGAATATCATTCGTGAACGGCGGATGCTCGAGCATCTGAATCACCCATTCTTGTGCAATTTGCGCTATAGTTTTCAGGATATGGAGTACAT CTACATTGTTGTCGACCTGATGAACGGGGGTGATCTAAGGTTTCATATTTCGCGAAAATGTTTCACGGAAGAGGCGGTGCGGTTCTGGATGGCCGAGCTGGGTTGTGCGTTGAAGTACATCCATTCTCAGGGAATCATCCATCGAGACTTGAAACCGGACAACGTACTGTTGGACTCTGAGGGCCATGTCCATCTGGCAGACTTC AACGTGGCGTCAGACTTCCGACCGGGCAAGCCGCTTACCAGCAAGTCCGGGACTCTAGCTTATCTCGCCCCAGAGGTGTACGAAGGAGTCGGTTATTATAACGAGGTCGATTGGTGGTCACTGGGTGTCACGTTTTACGAATGTATCTACAGCAAG CGACCATTCGAAGGACGCAGCCAGGACACTCTGAGCGAGAACATCAAGAAAGCTCAACCGAAGTATTATGTGACCAACCCGGCAGTGTCAGTCGCATGCCTTCGCGCCCTGGGCTCATTAATGGAGAGGGATCGAAGCAGGCGAATTGGCGCCACTGGCTTCGAAACTTTCACCAACCACGAATTCTTCGCCGAAATCAATTTCGACGCCCTCCAGCGGAAGGAGATTCCTCCCGTGTTCATTCCATCCAGTGACAAAACCAATTTCGATGCCACCTACGATCTGGAAGAGCTACTTCTGGAGGAAGCGCCATTGGAGGCCAGAGCTCGTCGACAGAAGCCGCGTGCTGAGCTGCGAGAGGATGCTACGGCCAAAGAGATTCGGGATGATGAGCTCCATCGCTTAATTGAGACCATGTTTGAGCCATTTGACTACACCCTTGTCAACTACCAAGG AAACGCCGCCGAAGCGATCGCCGCCACGTCGAATCCCGAAGACATCCTTCCAATCACCCAGACGACCTCTCACACTCGCCAATCGTCACAGCCGGAATCCGGATCCAGAAATACTCCACCTCCACAGGTGCCTCCGAAGCAAGCCCCTCCGATCAACACCAACGCTGAGAATCTCCGAGCCAAGGAGGCTACAGCGCAACCGCCCTCACCCTCGAGCCAAACATCCGGTTCTCCCACGCCTGCTCCGTCCTTCCATCGGCCCTTCCCACCTCCCAACAGTAACAATGGTCCTCGACAACAACGTGGCACCCTCCGGAAACCAAGCAAGGGCGGCGGAGTGCAAATGGTTCTTGAAGAATCCGGAAGCTGGAGCGAGCTGGCGGACCACAGCTCCACTCTTCCTGCGGAAGGGCTGGACGGTGCTGGAAGCAAGGGCAAACCCGGCAACAGTGGTATGCTCTCGTTCTTGAGTCGGAAGAAGGGCCGCGATCGCAGCCCCAAGCCGACCGAGCCGGGTGTTCTGGGCAAGGAAGGTACCCGACAAATCATCAGCTGA
- a CDS encoding uncharacterized protein (ID:PFLUO_002769-T1.cds;~source:funannotate) — protein MPAPIEPTDFVVVVRDLGDDEHYVMDAFESHAQHCPHCAHPLQTYREGGDLCERGRQYAHDVAEYLYSQNGKYYSVVDRESGKPMRVKLPRDALAVRSLLAALAEGLRLRAPAVRAPEVSYDRTYPVGPRRPAVEHIQPRSSTPESPSRAIIEREPRSPKRRVIVYHSPRGSPARGSLYNADRVDRVERLYESSRIYRPAEYHR, from the coding sequence ATGCCTGCGCCCATCGAACCCACCGAtttcgtcgtcgtcgtgcGCGACCtcggcgacgacgagcacTACGTGATGGACGCCTTTGAGTCCCACGCCCAACACTGCCCCCACTGTGCCCATCCCCTCCAAACTTACCGTGAGGGCGGCGATCTCTGCGAGCGCGGCCGCCAGTACGCCCACGACGTCGCCGAATACCTCTACAGCCAAAACGGCAAATACTATTCCGTCGTCGACCGCGAGAGCGGCAAACCCATGCGGGTCAAGCTCCCGCGCGACGCCCTCGCTGTCCGCAGCTTGCTCGCCGCTCTGGCAGAGGGTCTCCGTCTCCGTGCGCCGGCTGTGCGCGCCCCGGAAGTCAGCTACGACCGCACCTATCCCGTCGGCCCTCGTCGCCCGGCTGTCGAGCACATCCAGCCCAGATCTAGCACGCCCGAGTCGCCTTCGCGCGCTATCATTGAGCGCGAGCCTCGCTCGCCCAAGCGCCGTGTTATCGTCTACCACTCGCCGCGTGGCTCGCCCGCTCGAGGCTCCTTGTACAATGCGGACCGCGTGGACCGCGTGGAGCGTCTGTATGAGTCCTCGCGCATCTATCGGCCGGCGGAGTACCACCGCTGA
- a CDS encoding uncharacterized protein (ID:PFLUO_002768-T1.cds;~source:funannotate), whose product MAVMGIVAHLEMTRNQIVYVREADVSQKQLLRLAGDQKVEMKEVRTDDLERQGYAEVQKEKPDWRVATQCFLRRAIFGEDFGSHFEEGRLANRLVGVRQMTEAELRGLAGKYSK is encoded by the coding sequence ATGGCTGTGATGGGGATCGTGGCGCACctggagatgacgaggaaTCAAATTGTGTATGTGCGCGAGGCGGACGTTTCGCAGAAACAGCTGTTGCGGCTGGCGGGTGACCAGAAGGttgagatgaaggaggtgcGCACGGATGATTTGGAGAGACAAGGCTACGCGGAGGTGCAGAAGGAGAAACCGGATTGGAGGGTGGCGACGCAGTGTTTTCTGCGGAGGGCGATCTTTGGGGAGGACTTTGGGAGTCACTTTGAGGAGGGGCGGCTGGCTAATCGGTTGGTTGGGGTGAGGCAGATGACGGAGGCGGAATTGAGGGGTTTGGCGGGGAAGTATAGCAAGTGA
- a CDS encoding uncharacterized protein (ID:PFLUO_002771-T1.cds;~source:funannotate), with the protein MQITSNHNDLRDLLDRFRPDLKPYEAIYRTLHSEPELSGQEEVTAQKAAEHLRSVGYEVHAKIGGHGVAGILRNGDGPTILLRADMDALPMEEKTGLDYASQRTVKDTDGVRKPVMHACGHDTHVTTMMAASTLLHAAREHWSGTLICLFQPSEEHLDGAKAMLEDGLYERIPKPDLVLAQHVGPMRAGSVSLRAGPLLTAADSFDVRIYGRGGHGSAPQTTIDPIVIGAAIITRLQSIVSREVTPGKLAVVSCGSIQAGHTSNIIPDELDMKLNVRTYDSAVREKVCAAIHRIIEAECQAAGTTQKPLITKTSSTPATINDGKTIDTLRETFQPYFEKNLVEMEPPTASEDFSLLATAVGAPYVMWMFGGTDEKTWDDAVAKGTEHELPSNHSPFFAPVIEPTLRTGIDAIALGALTFLKRK; encoded by the exons ATGCAGATAA CCTCCAACCATAACGACCTACGAGACCTGCTGGATCGCTTCCGGCCCGACCTCAAGCCCTACGAGGCCATCTACCGGACTCTACACAGCGAACCCGAACTGTCCGGGCAGGAGGAGGTCACCGCCCAGAAAGCCGCCGAGCACCTGCGCAGCGTCGGATATGAAGTACATGCGAAAATCGGCGGGCACGGTGTCGCCGGGATTCTACGCAATGGCGACGGCCCGACCATCCTCCTGCGGGCGGACATGGACGCTCTTCcgatggaagagaagacgGGACTGGACTACGCGAGCCAACGGACCGTCAAGGATACCGACGGCGTGCGCAAGCCGGTGATGCACGCGTGCGGGCACGACACGCACGTtacgacgatgatggcggcaTCGACGCTATTGCACGCCGCGCGCGAGCACTGGTCCGGCACGTTGATCTGTCTGTTCCAACCGTCGGAAGAACACTTGGATGGCGCGAAGGCGATGCTGGAGGATGGGCTGTACGAGCGTATTCCCAAGCCCGacctcgtcctcgcccagcatgtCGGGCCCATGCGCGCGGGTTCGGTCAGTCTCCGCGCGGGGCCGCTGCTCACGGCCGCGGACTCCTTTGACGTGCGCATCTACGGGCGCGGAGGCCACGGCTCGGCGCCGCAGACGACTATCGATCCCATCGTGATCGGCGCGGCGATCATTACGCGCTTGCAGTCGATTGTCTCGCGCGAGGTGACGCCGGGGAAGCTGGCGGTCGTTTCGTGCGGCAGTATTCAAGCCGGACATACCTCTAACATCATCCCGGACGAGCTGGACATGAAGCTCAACGTGCGCACTTATGATTCCGCTGTGCGGGAGAAGGTCTGCGCGGCTATCCACCGGATCATTGAGGCGGAGTGCCAGGCTGCTGGCACGACGCAGAAGCCTCTGATCACAAAGACGTCCTCGACGCCCGCGACGATCAACGACGGAAAGACCATCGATACGCTTCGCGAGACCTTCCAGCCGTACTTCGAGAAGAATCTCGTCGAGATGGAGCCCCCGACTGCGAGCGAGGATTTCTCGCTGCTAGCCACCGCGGTGGGCGCACCTTACGTTATGTGGATGTTTGGCGGCACGGATGAAAAGACCTGGGacgacgccgtcgccaaGGGAACTGAGCATGAGCTGCCGAGCAATCACTCGCCCTTCTTTGCGCCTGTTATCGAGCCGACGCTGCGCACTGGCATAGACGCCATCGCGCTGGGTGCGCTGACCTTCCTCAAGCGGAAGTAA
- a CDS encoding uncharacterized protein (ID:PFLUO_002763-T1.cds;~source:funannotate) — MPNQSRSRDRHGGGRERNRERDREREKERERRRERERDREYIRGRYEEADEGGGGATSSPRNANARGGRYNFPSEPERDSYDYNTDDGYEAERRREREQRRERRRQRDEEKAYNEAVEERRRERSKAKESPATSPIKKRDRERDRDGHRRQRGYEDGEGSPTKDVRDRRSRPREEMRERSRDADAEDRRRRRRERDRDRERSIEAAAAADVARRQKHQSSESTSSASHLLSADALARLTSEHNEVDRRERSRPPDDTRRERRQRKRAVLEGAAGAGLGAELAQGKSRHKSGARVVSGAYLEEGRSPEMKVRRRGATPVTDSRWNKEGPWETGSDAGDGGPPAWRFWADWSKKKRLWMGGIAAVVLLLVIIIPAAVVAAKNHSSKSDSSSTSDPSPSSGPSNSNLDGISEDSIPSYAQGTYLDPFTWFETDGFNVTFTNETVGGLSTMGINSTWDDSARPNDQVPPLNEKFPYGSRPIRGVNLGGWLSIEPFIVPSLFESYSALDAVIDEWTLSQALGGAASTTIEKHYATFITEQDFAEIAEAGLDHIRIQYSYWSVKTYDGDPYVPKIAWRYLLRAIEYARKYGLRVKLDIHGIPGSQNGWNHSGHQGSIGWINGTDGELNVQRSLEIHDQLSQFFAQDRYKNVVTIYGLVNEPLMLDLSVESVLNWNEQVSQLIRKNGVTATLVFHDGFLNLDKWKSMFKTHPDNMYLDTHQYTIFNTGEIVLNHTAKVELICNSWLPMLQQVNSTTEGWGPTMCGEWSQADTDCAKYLNNVGRGTRWEGTMSTTSSTAYCPTADTSAGCSCTDANADISQYSDVYKSWLQTYAEAQMSAFESAMGWFYWTWHTETAAQWSYRTAWKNGFMPKLAYQPSFKCGDTVPDFESEGLPGYY; from the exons ATGCCGAATCAGTCGCGCAGTCGGGACCGGCACGGCGGCGGGCGCGAACGAAACCGGGAGCGGGATCGTGAGCGGGAAAAGGAACGCGAACGCAGACGGGAACGCGAGCGAGACCGGGAATACATTCGTGGCCGATATGAGGAGGCCGACGagggaggaggcggcgcgACGTCGAGTCCCAGGAATGCCAATGCACGTGGGGGACGGTATAATTTTCCCAGCGAGCCGGAGCGCGATTCCTACGACTACAATACAGATGATGGGTACGAGGCGGAGCGGCGACGCGAACGGGAGCAGCGACGGGAGCGCCGAAGGCAACGCGATGAGGAGAAAGCGTACAATGAGGCCGTGGAGGAGAGACGAAGGGAGAGATCTAAGGCGAAAGAGTCACCTGCTACGTCGCCAATCAAGAAGAGAGATCGCGAGCGGGATCGCGATGGGCATCGCAGGCAACGCGGGTATGAGGACGGGGAAGGCAGTCCGACCAAAGATGTGCGGGATAGGAGATCTCGGCCTCGTGAAGAGATGCGCGAGAGGTCGCGAGACGCGGATGCTGAAGAcagacggcggagacgacgagaacgagaCCGAGACCGCGAACGGAGCATTGaggcagcggcagcggctGATGTGGCTCGGAGACAGAAACATCAAAGCAGCGAGTCGACAAGCAGTGCGTCGCATCTGTTGAGCGCGGACGCGCTGGCTCGCTTGACGTCTGAGCACAACGAGGTGGACCGGCGAGAGCGATCTCGTCCGCCAGATGATACCCGCAGAGAGCGAAGACAGCGCAAGCGCGCTGTTCTAGAAGGCGCCGCTGGGGCTGGCCTTGGTGCTGAGCTTGCGCAGGGGAAGTCGAGACATAAGTCCGGAGCCCGGGTTGTTTCCGGGGCGTACCTGGAGGAGGGCCGGAGTCCTGAGATGAAGGTCCGTCGTCGTGGAGCCACGCCTGTTACGGATTCCCGGTGGAATAAAGAAGGACCATGGGAGACTGGCTCGGATGCAGGCGACGGAGGCCCACCGGCCTGGAGATTCTGGGCTGATTggtccaagaagaagcggctATGGATGGGTGGCATTGCGGCTGTGGTTTTGCTGCTTGTTATTATCATTCCTGCTGCGGTAGTTGCGGCGAAGAACCACAGTTCCAAGTCAGACTCCTCGAGCACGTCCGATCCCTCCCCTTCGAGTGGTCCATCTAATTCCAATTTGGACGGCATCAGTGAGGACAGTATTCCG TCTTACGCACAAGGTACTTACTTGGACCCTTTCACCTGGTTCGAAACCGATGGCTTCAATGTCACCTTCACCAATGAGACCGTGGGGGGGCTTTCGACGATGGGCATCAACTCAACATGGGACGACTCAGCCCGACCAAACGACCAAGTACCTCCTCTCAACGAAAAGTTTCCTTACGGCTCGCGGCCGATCCGCGGAGTGAACCTGGGCGGGTGGCTATCCATCGAGCCTTTTATCGTGCCGTCACTCTTCGAATCCTATTCGGCTTTGGACGCTGTCATTGACGAGTGGACTCTGAGCCAAGCGTTAGGAGGCGCTGCATCAACAACAATCGAGAAGCACTATGCCACCTTCATTACCGAGCAAGATTTTGCGGAAATCGCTGAGGCAGGCCTTGACCATATCCGCATCCAGTACTCATACTGGTCGGTCAAGACATACGATGGCGACCCCTACGTCCCGAAGATTGCATGGCGCTATCTTCTCCGAGCCATTGAGTACGCGCGCAAATACGGACTTCGTGTCAAGCTTGATATCCATGGGATCCCCGGCAGTCAGAATGGATGGAACCACAGTGGCCACCAAGGCTCGATTGGGTGGATAAACGGCACAGATGGCGAGTTGAACGTCCAGCGCTCTTTGGAGATTCATGACCAGCTATCTCAGTTCTTCGCGCAGGACCGATACAAGAACGTTGTGACGATCTATGGGCTTGTCAACGAGCCACTCATGCTCGACCTGTCTGTCGAGAGTGTGCTCAATTGGAATGAGCAAGTCTCTCAGCTCATCCGCAAAAACGGTGTCACTGCCACTTTGGTCTTCCATGACGGGTTCTTGAACCTGGACAAGTGGAAGTCCATGTTCAAGACTCATCCGGATAACATGTACCTCGACACTCACCAGTATaccatcttcaacaccgGCGAGATTGTGCTGAACCACACAGCTAAGGTGGAGCTTATTTGCAATAGCTGGTTACCTATGCTCCAGCAGGTCAACAGCACAACAGAAGG ATGGGGTCCAACCATGTGCGGCGAATGGTCCCAAGCAGACACAGACTGCGCCAAGTACCTCAACAACGTGGGTCGCGGCACACGCTGGGAAGGAACGATGTCAACTACCTCGTCAACAGCCTACTGTCCCACCGCCGACACGAGTGCGGGTTGCAGCTGCACAGACGCCAACGCGGACATCTCCCAGTACTCAGATGTGTACAAGTCATGGCTGCAGACATACGCCGAGGCACAAATGTCTGCCTTCGAGTCTGCGATGGGCTGGTTCTACTGGACGTGGCATACGGAGACTGCTGCGCAGTGGAGCTACCGTACCGCCTGGAAGAATGGGTTCATGCCGAAGCTGGCGTATCAGCCGTCGTTCAAGTGCGGTGACACAGTGCCGGATTTCGAATCGGAGGGATTGCCGGGTTACTACTGA
- a CDS encoding uncharacterized protein (ID:PFLUO_002765-T1.cds;~source:funannotate): protein MELLQSRRSTGACDPESNTRSNPPAGTVGKGAKLVPSLRSDFMDHSVTPGDQPGNATEPGDTRPSSSRSMQVEQQGLPNRRVRGRSSSRVSNISSNDTRVLKRRHDSHKDVPIKRRTTKSIVKSSAQMTENDLFEQLINKIRQREEKEIASACLQRQIESENTELKGENQSLKEDLEACQVQLRKKMSESKCYKAQMDSWKLKLGKFKEVVNGLGGDYGMLQEQSNRFMTTAKSLEKEKDGIMEEINEIRTDISQATNTIDGQRDKLADSKRRIVILEQDLQHSHESGLETKLQLTEERKRVLTLEAFIQNHTRSQTRQLGVVRDDQGKILGKLSSVLELITETASASENLIMESVLTTLDECVSSARELRDACSAERMDVQQFTSTVQEVASRIDSIASQFSNDVDKSTVVNSVTMQSLMQELQSVKRNLGSDSSLFKQLIDSESAQKSVERKLDAIEPAISKLDASVKSLETTEHNLSRGLEDFGEKLDKGQLVAANPAFEMELSNKTVEISRLQSQLQETSAELKTLVTRSTGKEVMNEKLLQSLNDANSKKQAFEDRVISLESEKIALQDEIQVAEQRAREKLTKANTISQHNLEATYKQQLQGLENDKKALEKESAMLQKQVEKAEGPLVQATEEAKKERRQQGAMLGEMQQQIKELKGVCSGSATKLDLQVDEMFSMHGQRDQLQRDFEELQTTVHDLEIILKLQAENEKLEAVQAAQQIERLQAVIRQKDEELQIANQNLDAANSAKSSLEMGKEKAKAEIHSLLRRVQEGESWLMTIREAAAKFTATNPREPFAHTWSKLETILQSKAAEAQKQASTSSTRKEAATGSGIEVSTKGIATSTPSAAANSDTESTSNTRNLTSKITPFGSFGDRHSMDDDLNSPFDDSAELERLFMSTPDIQNQAAALRASAPAPIANNEESISKGEPLMRRGKPDRRSSGSGLDKAIESPANPSVARAAGEVAKTEHSTVKRKAVSFGPQDSTTEPTGGSRQGSTQVDEDLEEDQSSKKTKRVHVHTYSRKRSDQDSQKVNASQTVTSENICEETMQHTSAKTTKASASQHPKTSRKSADASDALERRVSPRNLVSVSSQNYTAGQTTTGRGRRRSRSMMAEPRKESLC, encoded by the exons ATGGAACTG TTGCAATCTCGCCGCTCCACGGGAGCATGTGATCCTGAAAGCAACACGCGTTCCAACCCACCGGCTGGCACTGTCGGTAAAGGAGCAAAGTTGGTCCCTTCTTTGCGGTCAGATTTCATGGACCACTCCGTTACCCCCGGAGATCAACCAGGCAATGCAACAGAG CCTGGTGATACTCGTCCGAGCTCGTCCAGGTCTATGCAGGTCGAGCAGCAAGGTCTGCCCAACCGTCGAGTTCGAGGCCGCTCTTCATCCCGAGTATCCAATATCTCATCAAATGATACCCGAGTCTTAAAGCGCCGACATGACAGCCACAAGGACGTACCGATCAAACGTCGGACGACCAAAAGCATCGTAAAAAGCAGTGCTCAAATGACAGAAAATGACCTCTTCGAGCAGCTAATCAACAAAATCCGACAGcgagaggaaaaggagatTGCTTCCGCTTGCCTTCAACGGCAGATCGAGTCCGAAAATACAGAGCTCAAAGGCGAAAACCAATCGCTCAAGGAAGACCTCGAGGCGTGTCAGGTCCAGCTGCGAAAGAAGATGTCCGAGTCAAAATGTTACAAGGCCCAGATGGATTCTTGGAAATTGAAACTCGGCAAATTCAAGGAGGTCGTCAACGGATTGGGTGGAGACTATGGAATGTTACAAGAGCAGTCCAACAGATTCATGACAACTGCGAAGTCTCttgaaaaggagaaggatggAATCATGGAAGAAATCAACGAGATCAGGACCGATATATCTCAAGCCACAAATACCATCGACGGACAGCGAGACAAGCTCGCTGATTCGAAAAGACGTATTGTCATCCTGGAGCAAGATCTACAGCACTCGCATGAAAGTGGACTGGAAACAAAATTGCAACTGACagaggagaggaaaagagtGTTGACTCTCGAGGCCTTTATTCAGAACCACACTCGAAGCCAAACAAGACAACTTGGGGTTGTCCGAGATGACCAGGGGAAGATCCTTGGCAAACTAAGTTCAGTTCTCGAGTTGATTACTGAGACCGCATCAGCCTCTGAAAACCTGATCATGGAGAGCGTTCTTACAACCCTCGACGAGTGTGTATCTTCAGCCAGGGAATTGCGCGATGCTTGCTCTGCAGAAAGAATGGATGTTCAGCAATTCACGAGCACCGTGCAGGAAGTAGCTTCTCG AATCGACTCCATTGCAAGTCAGTTTTCCAACGATGTTGACAAAAGTACTGTTGTCAACTCTGTCACGATGCAAAGCCTTATGCAAGAGTTGCAATCTGTCAAACGCAATTTGGGTAGTGATTCATCACTGTTCAAACAGCTAATTGACAGCGAGAGTGCGCAGAAAAGCGTTGAACGGAAGCTGGATGCAATTGAACCAGCCATCAGCAAACTCGATGCTTCAGTCAAATCGCTGGAAACCACCGAGCACAATCTTTCCCGTGGGCTGGAAGACTTTGGAGAAAAATTGGATAAGGGCCAGCTTGTGGCGGCTAACCCGGCTTTCGAGATGGAACTTTCCAACAAAACTGTAGAGATTTCGAGGCTGCAATCTCAACTACAGGAGACATCTGCAGAGTTGAAAACTTTGGTGACACGATCCACGGGCAAGGAAGTGATGAATGAAAAACTTCTACAGTCTTTGAACGATGCCAACTCAAAGAAACAAGCTTTTGAAGACCGTGTAATCAGTCTCGAGTCTGAAAAAATTGCTTTGCAAGACGAAATTCAAGTGGCTGAGCAAAGGGCCCGCGAAAAGTTGACAAAAGCAAATACGATTTCTCAGCACAACCTGGAAGCGACATACAAGCAACAACTTCAAGGTCTTGAGAATGACAAGAAAGCTCTTGAAAAGGAATCTGCCATGCTCCAAAAGcaggtggagaaggctgAGGGGCCTTTG GTCCAAGCCACCGAggaagccaagaaggaacGAAGACAGCAGGGCGCCATG CTTGGAGAAATGCAACAGCAAATCAAGGAGCTCAAAGGAGTCTGCTCAGGCTCTGCAACCAAACTGGACTTGCAGGTTGACGAAATGTTTTCCATGCATGGGCAGCGTGATCAACTTCAGAGGGATTTTGAAGAGTTACAGACCACTGTTCATGACCTTGAAATAATCTTAAAATTGCAGGCAGAAAATGAGAAACTCGAGGCAGTGCAAGCGGCGCAACAGATCGAGAGACTCCAAGCCGTGATTCGCcagaaggatgaagagctgCAGATCGCGAACCAGAATTTGGATGCAGCAAATTCAGCCAAGTCAAGCCTCGAGatgggaaaagaaaaggccaaggccgagatacattccctcctccgccgagTTCAGGAAGGGGAGAGTTGGTTGATGACCATCAGAGAAGCCGCTGCAAAGTTTACGGCAACGAACCCCAGAGAGCCTTTTGCACACACATGGAGCAAGTTGGAGACCATACTACAGTCCAAAGCTGCCGAGGCTCAGAAACAGGCCTCCACTTCCTCTACCCGCAAAGAGGCTGCAACTGGCAGTGGCATCGAAGTCTCAACAAAGGGGATTGCTACTTCCACCCCGTCTGCGGCTGCAAACAGTGACACGGAATCGACTTCGAATACCCGCAATCTTACGAGCAAAATTACTCCATTTGGGAGTTTCGGAGATCGACATTCAATGGACGATGATTTAAATTCACCATTTGATGACTCGGCCGAGCTTGAGAGGCTTTTCATGTCAACTCCAGACATCCAGAATCAAGCAGCAGCGTTGCGGGCCTCGGCACCAGCTCCGATCGCGAACAACGAAGAGAGTATTTCGAAAGGTGAACCACTCATGCGACGCGGAAAGCCTGACAGGAGGTCTAGTGGTAGTGGTCTTGACAAGGCCATCGAAAGCCCTGCAAACCCTTCTGTTGCTAGAGCGGCTGGTGAAGTTGCAAAAACAGAGCATTCCACGGTCAAACGCAAAGCAGTCAGCTTTGGACCCCAAGACTCTACTACTGAGCCGACTGGAGGCTCGCGGCAAGGATCAACCCAGGTCGACGAAGACTTGGAAGAGGACCAGTCGAGCAAGAAGACAAAGCGTGTACATGTGCACACTTACAGCCGCAAAAGAAGCGACCAAGATTCTCAGAAGGTCAATGCAAGCCAGACTGTTACCAGCGAGAACATCTGCGAGGAGACGATGCAGCACACATCGGCCAAGACGACAAAGGCCAGCGCCAGTCAACACCCCAAGACATCTCGAAAATCGGCGGATGCATCCGATGCACTGGAACGAAGAGTGAGCCCGCGCAATCTGGTCTCTGTAAGCAGCCAGAACTACACTGCTGGCCAGACTACCACCGGTCGTGGCCGACGTCGGTCCCGTAGTATGATGGCCGAACCCCGAAAGGAGTCACTATGCTAA